The following proteins come from a genomic window of Chaetodon auriga isolate fChaAug3 chromosome 16, fChaAug3.hap1, whole genome shotgun sequence:
- the LOC143333678 gene encoding LOW QUALITY PROTEIN: protein FAM200B-like (The sequence of the model RefSeq protein was modified relative to this genomic sequence to represent the inferred CDS: substituted 1 base at 1 genomic stop codon), translating to MCVICREKLANESLKPTKLKRHLETLHPDLVDKPLDFFQRKAQEIKASADDLRKNVTLNEKVQLASYKVAHCVAMEKEPHTIAERLILPSAIDMVSIVIDEKSAEKSVPLSNNTVSQRIHDSADNLEEQLVSRLKKAGXFSIQLDESTDVSDCATLLVYIRYPWENDFMEDLLCCLNIPMGTTGKDMFRVLNDYMIKSGLDWGNCTGVTSDGAANMTGRKSGVVARIKEAAGKEITSNHCFIHRQALACKGMPPALEKTLSEVVRVVNFVRASSLNHRLFDQLCIDMGAEHTHLLFHTEVRWLSKGRVLTRFYELRHEIHAFLIQKKSHLAELFTDEWLLNLSYLADIFSSLNELNLKLQGRQDNVFINLKNVQPFQKSLKLWVARLRKPDPSLYMFPTLQQHIEEQDVVAAQVNRLSALIQSHLAVLVDRFDGYFPQEKYSALHNKRWIQNPFEFETAESLLKLTLSPAEEAELLQLSCDGTLKKRHECAATLSSFWIGVSVEYPVLSGASISVLIPFTTTYMCELGFSVLTKTKTKHRNRLNAAADMRVALSSCTPDWNALQKRRQAHPSH from the coding sequence ATGTGTGTTATCTGCAGGGAAAAACTGGCCAACGAAAGTTTAAAGCCAACTAAACTCAAGAGGCATCTAGAAACCCTGCATCCAGATTTAGTGGACAAGCCCTTagatttttttcaaagaaaagcacaggagaTCAAAGCATCAGCCGATGATCTACgaaaaaatgtcacattaaacGAAAAAGTCCAACTTGCCTCGTACAAGGTGGCTCACTGTGTGGCAATGGAGAAAGAACCACACACCATAGCGGAGCGGTTAATTTTGCCTTCCGCAATTGACATGGTCAGCATTGTGATTGATGAGAAGTCGGCTGAAAAAAGCGTCCCCCTGAGCAACAACACTGTGTCACAAAGAATACATGACAGTGCAGACAACTTGGAAGAGCAGCTTGTTAGCCGACTAAAGAAAGCAGGATGATTTTCCATACAACTGGATGAGAGCACAGACGTCTCCGATTGCGCCACATTGCTGGTGTACATCAGATATCCGTGGGAAAATGACTTTATGGAGGACTTGTTGTGCTGCTTGAATATCCCAATGGGAACTACAGGAAAAGACATGTTCCGTGTCTTGAACGACTATATGATTAAGAGTGGACTTGACTGGGGTAACTGCACAGGTGTAACCAGTGATGGGGCAGCAAATATGACGGGCAGGAAAAGTGGAGTGGTGGCACGAATAAAGGAGGCAGCGGGGAAGGAGATCACATCGAATCATTGTTTCATACACCGCCAGGCACTAGCATGCAAAGGTATGCCCCCCGCCCTCGAGAAAACACTGAGCGAAGTTGTTCGCGTCGTAAATTTCGTAAGGGCCAGCTCACTTAACCATCGGCTGTTTGATCAATTGTGCATTGACATGGGAGCCGAACACACGCACTTACTCTTTCACACAGAAGTGCGCTGGTTGTCGAAAGGCAGAGTGTTGACAAGGTTTTATGAACTGCGGCACGAAATCCACGCGTTCCTCatacagaaaaagtcacatCTGGCCGAATTATTCACTGATGAGTGGCTGCTGAACCTGTCTTACCTGGCTGACATCTTCTCGTCGCTCAACGAGCTGAATCTTAAATTGCAAGGTCGCCAAGACAATGTTTTTATCAATCTGAAAAATGTGCAGCCCTttcaaaaatcactgaagctgtGGGTTGCACGGCTCAGAAAGCCAGACCCCAGCCTCTACATGTTCcccactctgcagcagcacatcgAGGAACAGGACGTCGTGGCCGCGCAAGTCAACCGCCTCTCTGCGCTTATTCAAAGCCACCTTGCCGTGCTTGTGGATAGGTTTGATGGCTACTTTCCACAAGAGAAATATTCCGCCCTGCACAACAAAAGGTGGATACAAAATCCATTTGAATTTGAGACTGCAGAGTCTTTGCTCAAGTTGACGCTCAGCCCTGCAGAGGAGGCGGAATTGTTGCAGCTCAGCTGTGATGGCACTCTGAAAAAGCGGCATGAATGTGCGGCGACTTTGTCGTCATTTTGGATTGGGGTTTCGGTGGAATACCCTGTCCTCAGTGGGGCCAGCATTTCAGTGCTCATCCCATTCACCACAACATACATGTGTGAACTGGGATTTTCGGTGCTCACGAAAACAAAGACGAAGCACAGAAATCGACTGAACGCTGCTGCTGACATGCGTGTTGCGCTCTCCTCCTGCACCCCGGACTGGAACGCACTACAGAAGCGCAGACAGGCCCACCCGTCTCATTAG
- the LOC143333828 gene encoding uncharacterized protein LOC143333828 has translation MTSPHCGLIVTVLPVIQEPTALRRRDFGGHHWRLMPASMLRPARPMLGARPPTRLRLDFFILYPFLEDPGLTSLWILSLVCHPLERFLRIAFKRIQTRSGPRKPDKRKRFETDVSAGAKGAATRMAPIAKLQKHKHELELAKVKITCQEDLIKELTKERDFLKEQLVEACGPKEVIVHYQKVLKLYKKKHSIIAACKIVGVDRNTIVLNAPITELSIAAPEKFAELEDKHTRKHKLGDFAGKCLDAICDSPDIASAVTALKKSGKPLPVGRGNY, from the exons ATGACAA GTCCTCATTGTGGACTCATTGTCACCGTCTTGCCTGTCATCCAGGAGCCAACTGCACTGCGTCGGCGTGACTTTGGTGGCCATCACTGGAGGCTGATGCCCGCCAGTATGTTGCGGCCTGCTCGACCTATGCTCGGAGCAAGGCCTCCCACAAGACTCCGGCTGGACTTCTTCATCCTCTACCCATTCCTGGAAGACCCTGGTCTCACATCcctgtggattttgtcactgGTCTGCCACCCTCTCGAG CGCTTCTTACGTATTGCGTTCAA GAGAATTCAAACCCGTTCTGGGCCACGAAAACCGGACAAGAGGAAGCGTTTCGAGACAGATGTGTCTGCTG GTGCCAAAGGTGCTGCCACACGAATGGCCCCCATTGCAAAActccagaagcacaaacatgagCTGGAGCTGGCAAAAGTTAAAATAACATGTCAGGAAGACTTGATCAAGGAACTAACCAAGGAGAGAGATTTCTTAAAGGAACAACTGGTGGAGG CATGTGGTCCAAAAGAGGTGATTGTACATTACCAGAAAGTGCTGAAGCTCTACAAGAAGAAGCATAGCATCATTGCTGCTTGCAAAATAGTGGGAGTGGATCGCAACACAATTGTCTTGAAtgcaccaatcacagagctCTCCATTGCTGCCCCAGAAAAGTTTGCAGAGTTAGAAGATAAGCATACAAGAAAGCACAAGCTTGGTGATTTTGCTGGGAAATGTCTTGATGCCATCTGTGACAGTCCAGATATCGCCAGTGCAGTTACAGCACTTAAGAAATCAGGAAAACCTTTGCCT